Proteins found in one Desulfobotulus pelophilus genomic segment:
- a CDS encoding citrate synthase: MTETVTLIIEGREYKLPVIVGTEGEKAFDISSLRHKTGYTTYDPGFGNTASCASAITFMDGEKGILRYRGIPIEDLAENATFIETAYLLINGHLPSPEELNRTRVLLNDFSMVHESMQIFFQNFPQGSHPMGILSGMIMALRSFYPDMGTEEDMNTHFLYLLSKVRTMAAMSYRLSRGEKVVYPRHDLSYCANFLNMMFDSPVHPYIVEEDLVRALNVFLILHADHEQNCSTSAVRVVGSSKAPLYASIAAGVSALWGPLHGGANQAVIEMLEKIHKEGATIDEVIRRAKDRKDPFRLMGFGHRVYKTYDPRAKIIKKMCDRILGKLKKEDPLLDIAKKLEEVALTDPYFVDHNLYPNVDFYSGIVLRAMRIPTNMFPVMFAIGRLPGWIAQWKESMEDPSQRISRPRQIYTGLPETRYHDIMDRK, from the coding sequence ATGACAGAAACCGTTACGCTCATCATTGAAGGCAGGGAATACAAGCTCCCTGTCATTGTGGGAACCGAAGGTGAAAAAGCCTTTGACATCAGCTCACTGCGCCATAAAACCGGTTATACTACTTATGACCCCGGATTTGGTAATACGGCCAGCTGTGCTTCCGCCATCACCTTCATGGACGGAGAAAAAGGCATTCTTCGCTACAGGGGTATTCCCATTGAAGATCTTGCGGAAAACGCCACTTTCATCGAAACGGCCTATCTGCTTATCAACGGCCACCTCCCCTCACCGGAAGAACTTAACCGTACCCGGGTCCTTCTCAATGATTTTTCCATGGTTCATGAAAGCATGCAGATTTTTTTTCAAAACTTCCCTCAGGGCTCCCATCCCATGGGCATTCTTTCCGGCATGATCATGGCCTTACGGAGCTTTTATCCGGACATGGGGACGGAGGAAGATATGAACACCCACTTTCTTTATCTTCTTTCCAAGGTTCGCACCATGGCGGCCATGTCCTACCGCTTGTCCAGAGGAGAAAAGGTTGTCTATCCCAGACACGACCTCTCCTATTGTGCCAATTTCCTTAACATGATGTTTGACAGCCCGGTCCATCCCTACATTGTGGAAGAAGATCTGGTAAGAGCCCTCAACGTTTTCCTCATCCTCCATGCAGACCATGAGCAGAACTGTTCTACCTCCGCCGTCCGGGTTGTGGGTTCCAGCAAAGCACCCCTCTATGCTTCCATTGCCGCAGGTGTATCCGCCCTCTGGGGTCCTCTCCATGGCGGAGCCAATCAGGCCGTTATCGAAATGCTGGAAAAAATCCACAAAGAGGGTGCCACCATAGACGAGGTGATCCGCAGGGCCAAAGACAGAAAGGATCCCTTCCGGCTCATGGGTTTTGGTCACAGAGTCTATAAAACCTATGATCCCAGGGCAAAAATCATTAAAAAAATGTGCGATCGGATCCTTGGTAAACTCAAAAAAGAAGACCCTTTACTGGACATCGCCAAAAAACTGGAAGAGGTGGCCCTCACAGATCCCTATTTCGTGGATCACAATCTCTATCCCAATGTGGATTTTTATTCCGGCATTGTTTTAAGGGCCATGCGCATTCCAACCAACATGTTCCCGGTTATGTTCGCCATCGGACGACTCCCCGGCTGGATTGCCCAATGGAAAGAAAGCATGGAGGATCCTTCCCAGCGTATCAGTCGGCCCAGACAGATTTATACGGGACTACCGGAAACCCGTTACCATGATATCATGGACAGGAAATAA
- the recN gene encoding DNA repair protein RecN, translating into MLSELAIRNFAIIDDLTIRFSNGMTVMSGETGAGKSIIIQAVNLLLGSRADGRMIRQGHEAAEVEALFLPPAQSPAALAMAANDLPPQEGLHIRRVLSATGPHRIYINGRMATAQLLGELTDQLASIAGQHAHQRLLDENLHLDMLDHYAGLEHDKNLYQQSFTALTRTLRELEGLRQKSLKAEEEADFIAFQINEIQNADPRDHEDTELETLRKRLRHAHTLAQTLSLVVDQLYEGEEAIAGRLSVLHREIEKAASLDATLINAASDAESLALRCEDLAGHLRQYLDGMDMDPAMLDQVEARLHLLSRLKKKYGGSLAAVLAHREGLEKRHKETGSMEERMEALTRHLEAHHRETARLGRILSEKRAESAEKLARAVEQELSDLCMTGTRFRVALLPLEESRNPWLKDGEQASLGENGRETAQFRIAPNVGETENPLSKVASGGELSRTVLALKTILARNEAVSTIIFDEADAGIGGSVAEAVGRKMQSLALTHQVICITHLPQIAKFGHHHFRIAKTVEKGRTRTAIHLLAPEERPRELARMLGGAAISETTLAHARELLQEAHT; encoded by the coding sequence ATGCTCAGCGAACTTGCCATCCGCAATTTTGCCATCATCGATGACCTGACAATACGGTTTTCCAACGGCATGACCGTGATGAGCGGCGAGACCGGTGCCGGTAAATCCATCATCATACAGGCCGTCAACCTGCTTCTGGGAAGTCGTGCCGATGGTCGTATGATTCGTCAGGGCCATGAAGCCGCCGAAGTAGAGGCTCTTTTCCTCCCTCCAGCCCAAAGCCCTGCCGCCCTTGCCATGGCAGCTAACGACCTACCGCCCCAGGAGGGACTGCACATACGCAGGGTTCTCTCCGCCACAGGCCCCCACAGAATTTACATCAATGGACGCATGGCCACCGCACAGCTCCTGGGAGAACTCACGGACCAACTGGCCAGCATTGCCGGCCAGCATGCCCATCAGCGCCTGCTGGATGAAAATCTTCACCTTGACATGCTGGATCATTATGCAGGACTTGAACATGATAAAAACCTCTATCAGCAAAGCTTTACGGCCCTGACCCGGACCCTCAGAGAGCTGGAAGGGTTGCGGCAAAAAAGCCTTAAGGCCGAAGAAGAAGCCGATTTTATCGCCTTCCAGATCAACGAAATCCAAAATGCAGACCCCCGGGACCATGAGGATACAGAGCTGGAAACCCTGAGAAAACGACTGCGTCACGCCCATACTCTGGCCCAGACCCTGAGCCTTGTGGTGGACCAGCTCTACGAGGGGGAAGAGGCCATTGCCGGACGTCTCAGCGTGTTGCACCGGGAAATCGAAAAGGCCGCATCCCTGGATGCGACCCTCATCAATGCGGCATCCGATGCGGAAAGCCTTGCCCTTCGTTGCGAAGATCTGGCCGGTCACCTGCGCCAGTACCTCGATGGAATGGACATGGATCCTGCCATGCTGGATCAGGTGGAAGCCCGCCTCCATCTTCTGTCCCGGCTGAAGAAAAAATACGGAGGCAGCCTGGCTGCCGTACTCGCCCACAGAGAAGGGCTGGAAAAACGACACAAAGAAACGGGTTCTATGGAAGAGAGGATGGAGGCTCTTACCAGACATCTTGAGGCCCACCACAGGGAAACCGCACGGCTGGGACGAATACTATCGGAAAAACGGGCCGAATCCGCTGAAAAACTGGCCCGGGCCGTGGAACAGGAACTTTCCGATCTCTGTATGACCGGCACCCGCTTCCGCGTGGCCCTGCTTCCCCTGGAAGAATCCAGAAACCCGTGGCTAAAGGATGGCGAGCAGGCCTCTCTTGGAGAAAACGGCAGAGAAACCGCCCAGTTTCGCATTGCCCCCAATGTGGGCGAAACGGAAAATCCCTTAAGCAAAGTCGCCTCCGGGGGAGAACTTTCCCGCACGGTACTGGCCCTCAAAACCATACTGGCCCGCAATGAAGCCGTAAGTACCATTATTTTTGATGAGGCCGATGCGGGAATCGGAGGCTCCGTAGCCGAGGCCGTAGGCCGTAAAATGCAGTCCCTGGCCCTTACCCATCAGGTTATCTGTATCACCCACCTTCCCCAGATTGCCAAATTCGGACACCACCATTTCCGCATAGCCAAAACCGTGGAAAAGGGGAGAACACGCACGGCCATCCACCTCCTCGCCCCGGAAGAACGGCCCAGGGAACTGGCCCGTATGCTGGGTGGGGCCGCCATTTCTGAAACAACACTGGCCCACGCCAGGGAGCTGCTTCAGGAAGCCCATACTTGA
- a CDS encoding TIGR04219 family outer membrane beta-barrel protein yields MRQSLMLALLAFALALPVSTFALPLINAEIAAGGWMQRPSGDMGVTLSGLAGTRLDLERDLGYDNEYRPAGRFKIDMPLLIPNISVMATPMKFEGEGSFQQTFHFAGKTFDAGLPYSSELKMDQLDVALYYGVPFLGLASLGTLGVDFGINVRLYQLEASMTQGATHGKKSVNVPIPMAYLAARFEPMDALGLEAELRGLAIGDNQIVSALGRVRYNVLGIPMLTSLFVAGGWRHELIDIDESGVRIDTTFSGPFLELGLKF; encoded by the coding sequence ATGCGACAAAGTCTGATGCTGGCTCTACTGGCCTTTGCTCTGGCACTGCCTGTTTCTACTTTTGCACTGCCTCTCATCAATGCGGAAATTGCCGCAGGTGGCTGGATGCAGCGGCCTTCCGGTGACATGGGGGTGACACTGAGCGGTCTGGCCGGAACCCGGCTGGATCTTGAAAGGGACCTTGGCTATGACAATGAGTATCGCCCGGCGGGTCGTTTTAAAATTGATATGCCCCTTCTTATTCCCAATATTTCCGTAATGGCCACACCCATGAAGTTTGAGGGGGAGGGGAGCTTCCAGCAGACTTTTCATTTTGCAGGGAAAACCTTCGATGCGGGGCTGCCTTACAGTTCCGAATTGAAGATGGACCAGCTGGATGTGGCCCTGTATTATGGTGTTCCCTTTCTCGGTCTGGCTTCTCTGGGTACTCTCGGTGTTGATTTCGGTATCAACGTACGCCTGTACCAGCTGGAAGCTTCCATGACCCAGGGAGCAACCCATGGTAAGAAAAGTGTCAATGTCCCCATTCCCATGGCCTATCTTGCGGCCCGGTTTGAACCCATGGATGCCCTGGGGCTGGAGGCGGAGCTGCGGGGGCTTGCCATTGGTGACAACCAGATTGTTTCCGCCCTGGGGCGTGTCCGCTATAATGTGCTGGGTATTCCCATGCTGACCTCTCTTTTTGTGGCTGGGGGCTGGCGTCATGAACTGATTGATATCGATGAATCAGGCGTTCGGATTGATACCACCTTTTCCGGGCCTTTTCTGGAGCTTGGCCTGAAGTTTTAA
- a CDS encoding uracil-xanthine permease family protein encodes MQDQHDPTAYRFRGKDALLGGQMLFVAFGALVLVPLLTGLDPNVALFTAGAGTLIFQLVTRGKVPVFLASSFAFIAPISIGVAQWGIAATMGGLVAAGGVYVLFSFLIRWQGVAIVHRVLPPVVTGPVIMVIGLILAPIAVTMATGLANPDDVVPRGTALSVSMAALGTTVLVSLLGRGMFRLIPIVCGISVGYGLAMFHGLVDFTPVKEAPWFAIPSFTAPEFHLAAILFIIPVAIAPAIEHFGDVLAIGAITGKDYLEDPGIENTMLGDGLATSFASFLGGPPNTTYSEVTGAVALTGVNNAGVMTWAAISAIVLAFVGKLGALLSTIPAVVMGGIMLLLFGAIMVVGLNSLVRSGIDLMQNRNLAIVALILVFGIGGMSFSAGQFSLEGIGLAAILGIVLNLFLPRAR; translated from the coding sequence ATGCAGGATCAGCATGACCCCACGGCCTACCGTTTCCGTGGAAAAGACGCCCTTCTCGGAGGGCAGATGCTTTTTGTGGCCTTTGGTGCCCTTGTGCTGGTGCCGCTTCTAACGGGCCTGGATCCCAATGTGGCCCTTTTTACGGCGGGTGCCGGTACCCTGATCTTTCAGCTGGTGACCCGGGGTAAAGTTCCGGTTTTTCTGGCATCTTCCTTTGCCTTTATTGCCCCGATCTCCATCGGTGTGGCTCAGTGGGGGATTGCAGCCACCATGGGTGGCCTTGTGGCTGCGGGCGGTGTGTATGTTCTTTTCAGTTTTCTCATTCGCTGGCAGGGTGTTGCCATTGTCCACCGTGTTCTGCCTCCTGTGGTGACAGGGCCTGTGATCATGGTTATTGGTCTGATTCTCGCTCCCATAGCCGTTACTATGGCCACAGGGCTTGCCAACCCCGATGATGTGGTTCCAAGGGGAACAGCGCTTAGCGTTTCCATGGCTGCCCTTGGCACCACTGTTCTGGTTTCTCTTCTGGGTCGGGGTATGTTCCGGCTGATACCCATTGTGTGTGGTATTAGTGTGGGGTATGGGCTGGCCATGTTCCATGGGCTGGTGGATTTTACGCCCGTAAAGGAAGCCCCGTGGTTTGCCATCCCCTCCTTTACCGCTCCGGAATTTCATTTGGCGGCCATTCTTTTTATTATTCCCGTTGCCATTGCTCCGGCCATAGAGCATTTTGGCGATGTGCTGGCCATTGGTGCCATTACCGGTAAAGACTATCTGGAAGACCCGGGTATTGAAAACACCATGCTGGGAGACGGACTGGCCACAAGTTTTGCTTCTTTTCTTGGCGGACCTCCCAATACCACCTATTCGGAAGTAACCGGAGCCGTGGCTCTTACGGGGGTTAACAATGCGGGGGTAATGACCTGGGCGGCCATATCCGCCATTGTCCTTGCCTTTGTGGGTAAGCTGGGGGCTCTTCTGTCCACCATTCCTGCTGTGGTGATGGGTGGGATCATGCTGCTTCTTTTCGGTGCCATCATGGTGGTGGGCCTGAACAGTCTGGTGCGTTCGGGCATTGATCTGATGCAGAACCGCAACCTGGCCATTGTGGCACTGATCCTGGTTTTTGGTATCGGAGGGATGAGTTTTTCCGCAGGACAGTTTTCCCTTGAGGGCATCGGTCTTGCCGCTATTCTGGGAATTGTGCTGAACCTTTTTCTGCCCAGAGCAAGATAG
- the priA gene encoding replication restart helicase PriA, which translates to MDTSMPSQALLISVAVDAPLMTPFTYGVPDKLRTSVTPGIRVLVPLGKRTVTGYVLRITASPPDGIRIVDILDVLDTSPLVPPEHLPFYQRMAAYYHHPLGETLATALPSGLNLSDRSMVVLTDKGQHAGPEHPFNCFLDKLARKPIPLQKLQGMEKKQVTQLLEEGLVAIERIFSPKKASPRTRKTYAVTDGMQPPLSTSPARLSLWEWLKENGPADTGRIQQVMPSPTASLRWLREKGLIAEGEVRIFRDPLGDTVEQDSPPRLNDEQKSAVQTILDHMNRGFHRFLLHGVTGSGKTEVYLHLVEACLERGKTAIVLVPEIALISQIAGRFRARFGEKVAVLHSGLSKGERLDQWEKILSGELPLVIGARSAIFAPVLKPGIIIVDEEHDPSYKQDTGLRYNGRDMSILRAQLENCTVVLGSATPSVQSFENARNGRFSLLKLTRRVNQRPLPEVSLVDLREMKQASGVERYISRPLYGAMKTALEKGEQVLLFLNRRGYAGFPVCGACGEIVRCRHCDISLTLHRKANAFLCHFCGFSMASGPLCPSCRAPEVRVLGMGTEKVEAAAHYLFPDARILRMDQDTTGKKGQLIRMLRQIRNREVDILVGTQMVAKGHDFPGITVVGILNADLGLSFPDFRAGERNFQTLAQVAGRAGRGELSGRVILQTYNPDHYSIRTACSQDSEAFFKEEITTRRMLGYPPFSRMIQIRISGEKEERVQETARMAAEAAKSASSGKVRILGPAEAPIARMAGQFRHQILLMGTDIACLNESAMAAVDIRVSGVRLLMDVDPYSML; encoded by the coding sequence ATGGACACTTCCATGCCCTCCCAGGCCCTTCTAATCAGCGTAGCTGTGGATGCTCCCCTCATGACCCCTTTTACCTATGGCGTTCCGGACAAGCTGCGGACCTCTGTAACACCGGGAATCCGGGTGCTGGTCCCTCTAGGAAAGCGGACCGTGACAGGCTATGTTCTCCGGATAACGGCTTCCCCCCCAGACGGTATCCGCATTGTGGATATTCTCGATGTTCTGGACACCTCTCCCCTCGTACCACCGGAGCATCTGCCATTTTACCAGCGCATGGCCGCCTACTACCACCATCCTCTGGGAGAAACTCTGGCCACGGCCCTCCCCTCAGGCCTCAACCTTTCCGACCGCAGTATGGTTGTACTGACAGACAAAGGGCAACATGCCGGACCGGAACACCCATTCAACTGCTTTCTGGATAAGCTGGCCCGAAAACCCATCCCACTGCAGAAACTACAGGGAATGGAAAAAAAACAGGTAACACAGCTCCTTGAAGAGGGGTTGGTAGCCATTGAACGCATTTTTTCCCCCAAAAAAGCCAGCCCCAGAACCCGTAAAACCTACGCGGTGACAGACGGCATGCAGCCCCCCCTCTCCACCAGCCCTGCCCGCCTTTCTCTCTGGGAATGGCTGAAAGAAAACGGCCCTGCGGATACAGGCCGGATACAACAGGTTATGCCCAGCCCAACGGCTTCCTTACGCTGGCTGAGGGAAAAGGGACTTATCGCTGAAGGAGAGGTTCGTATTTTCAGAGATCCTCTGGGTGACACGGTGGAGCAGGACAGCCCTCCCCGGCTGAATGACGAACAGAAAAGTGCTGTTCAGACCATCCTTGACCACATGAACAGGGGCTTTCACCGGTTTCTCCTCCATGGGGTTACGGGATCGGGTAAAACAGAAGTCTATCTGCATCTGGTGGAAGCCTGCCTTGAAAGGGGAAAAACAGCCATTGTTCTGGTACCGGAAATTGCCCTCATCTCCCAGATTGCCGGTCGTTTTCGTGCCCGGTTCGGAGAAAAGGTAGCCGTCCTGCACAGCGGACTTTCCAAGGGAGAAAGACTGGATCAGTGGGAAAAAATTCTTTCCGGAGAACTGCCTCTTGTGATCGGAGCACGATCGGCAATTTTTGCTCCCGTGCTGAAACCCGGAATCATCATAGTGGATGAGGAACATGACCCTTCCTACAAACAGGATACGGGCCTGCGTTACAACGGGCGGGATATGTCCATCCTCAGGGCACAGCTTGAAAACTGTACCGTTGTACTGGGGTCAGCCACCCCTTCGGTTCAGAGCTTTGAAAATGCCCGAAACGGCAGATTTTCCCTGCTCAAGCTCACAAGGAGAGTCAACCAGCGCCCCCTGCCGGAAGTCAGTCTCGTGGATCTGAGGGAAATGAAACAGGCTTCCGGCGTGGAACGCTACATCTCCCGCCCGCTGTACGGTGCCATGAAAACAGCCCTTGAAAAGGGAGAACAGGTTCTCTTGTTTTTAAACCGAAGGGGGTATGCGGGTTTTCCCGTATGCGGTGCCTGCGGTGAAATTGTCCGGTGTCGCCACTGCGACATCTCCCTCACCCTGCATAGAAAGGCCAATGCCTTTCTATGCCATTTCTGCGGATTTTCCATGGCATCCGGCCCTCTCTGCCCGTCATGCCGGGCACCGGAGGTCCGGGTTCTGGGGATGGGTACGGAAAAAGTGGAGGCAGCAGCCCACTATCTTTTCCCTGATGCCCGTATTCTCCGCATGGATCAGGATACCACCGGTAAAAAAGGTCAGCTCATCCGCATGCTGCGTCAGATTCGCAACCGTGAAGTAGACATTCTGGTGGGAACCCAGATGGTGGCCAAAGGACACGATTTTCCCGGCATCACCGTTGTAGGTATTCTCAATGCGGATCTTGGCTTAAGTTTTCCCGATTTCCGGGCTGGGGAACGTAACTTCCAGACGCTTGCCCAGGTGGCGGGCCGGGCCGGGCGGGGTGAGCTTTCCGGCAGGGTGATTCTTCAGACCTACAACCCGGATCATTACAGTATTCGAACGGCCTGCTCCCAGGACAGTGAAGCCTTTTTCAAGGAGGAAATCACCACCCGCCGAATGCTGGGATATCCACCCTTCTCCCGGATGATTCAGATTCGCATTTCTGGTGAAAAAGAGGAAAGGGTTCAGGAAACCGCCCGGATGGCGGCGGAGGCGGCAAAATCCGCTTCATCAGGGAAGGTAAGAATTCTGGGACCGGCAGAGGCCCCCATTGCCCGCATGGCGGGCCAGTTCCGGCATCAGATTCTTCTCATGGGAACGGATATTGCCTGTCTCAATGAAAGTGCCATGGCTGCTGTGGATATCCGGGTTTCCGGTGTCCGCCTGCTCATGGATGTGGACCCATACTCAATGCTATAA
- a CDS encoding FmdB family zinc ribbon protein, protein MPIYEFKCLECEDLFEILTLKSSDEEEIKCPHCGAQHFERVMSATSYAMAPSGGTGKGGGISKQERTCSAGSCSTYTIPGMN, encoded by the coding sequence ATGCCTATTTATGAGTTCAAATGTCTTGAGTGCGAGGATCTTTTTGAAATTCTTACCCTCAAATCCAGTGATGAGGAAGAAATCAAATGTCCCCACTGTGGTGCCCAGCACTTTGAACGGGTCATGAGTGCCACCAGTTACGCCATGGCTCCATCCGGGGGAACGGGCAAGGGAGGAGGCATCAGCAAACAGGAGCGGACCTGTTCCGCAGGCTCCTGCTCAACCTATACCATTCCCGGCATGAACTGA
- the upp gene encoding uracil phosphoribosyltransferase yields MAVHVADHPLIRHKLGLLRDKDLATKNFRAIANEVARLLTYEATKDFETESVTVEGWAGPVDVEQIKGKKITVVPILRAGLGMMDGVLDMIPSAKVSVVGLYRNEETLEPVRYYVKLASDMDKRMALILDPMLATGGTLIETIHLLKEAGCTQIRGIFLVAAPEGLLRLEKVHPDVDVYVAAVDERLNEKGYILPGLGDAGDKIFGTR; encoded by the coding sequence ATGGCTGTTCATGTGGCGGATCATCCGCTGATTCGGCATAAACTGGGACTGTTGCGCGATAAGGACCTGGCAACCAAGAATTTTCGGGCCATTGCCAATGAGGTGGCAAGACTTTTAACCTATGAGGCCACCAAAGACTTTGAAACGGAATCCGTGACCGTGGAAGGCTGGGCCGGTCCCGTTGACGTGGAGCAGATCAAGGGGAAAAAAATTACCGTGGTTCCCATTCTTCGTGCGGGTCTGGGTATGATGGATGGTGTGCTGGACATGATTCCGTCTGCCAAGGTCAGTGTGGTGGGTCTGTACCGTAATGAAGAGACTCTGGAGCCTGTGCGTTACTATGTGAAGCTGGCCTCGGACATGGATAAGCGTATGGCTCTGATACTGGATCCCATGCTGGCCACAGGTGGTACCCTGATTGAAACCATTCATCTTTTAAAGGAAGCCGGTTGTACACAGATACGGGGAATTTTCCTTGTGGCAGCACCGGAGGGGCTTCTTCGTCTTGAAAAAGTTCACCCGGATGTGGACGTCTATGTGGCTGCCGTGGATGAGCGGTTGAATGAAAAAGGATATATTCTCCCGGGCCTGGGAGATGCGGGTGATAAAATTTTCGGCACCCGATAA
- a CDS encoding nucleoside recognition domain-containing protein: protein MQRNSFFRTPVPVILSGILKALSALIWILKILIPVGLGTFMLVQLGIMPHLEILLRPLMQPMGLPPAAALPLIIGMLTNIYGAIAVMVTLPLDTHTLTLIAIFLLIAHNLIQEGAVQHATGINGWLITLIRILAATLTVMTVAIWLPPETTANETSTAILSRPPFTEAFMAWAWQTFVLSAQILGILLVLMPCLEICKAMGITSALARITRPVSILMGIPRSTTILWLTAILFGLSYGAAVIMEEVKGSDIAGPDLEKLQVSIAINHSMVEDPALFLPLGLPAFWLWVPRIITALLFVQLLRLWQYFHSHTPPHPSSTV from the coding sequence ATGCAAAGAAACTCCTTTTTCCGGACTCCGGTTCCGGTCATTTTATCCGGCATTCTCAAAGCCCTTTCAGCCCTGATCTGGATACTGAAAATCCTTATCCCTGTAGGGCTGGGTACCTTTATGCTGGTACAGCTCGGTATCATGCCCCATCTCGAGATTCTCCTTCGCCCCCTGATGCAGCCCATGGGCCTGCCACCAGCCGCCGCCCTGCCCCTCATCATCGGCATGCTCACGAATATTTACGGGGCCATTGCCGTAATGGTCACCCTGCCCCTTGATACCCATACCCTTACCCTCATTGCCATATTTCTTCTCATAGCTCACAATCTCATACAGGAAGGAGCCGTCCAGCATGCCACAGGCATAAATGGCTGGCTGATTACCTTGATCCGCATACTCGCCGCCACCCTTACGGTGATGACTGTAGCCATATGGCTGCCTCCCGAGACAACGGCCAATGAAACTTCCACTGCCATCTTGTCCCGCCCCCCCTTCACCGAAGCCTTTATGGCATGGGCATGGCAGACATTTGTTCTCAGTGCTCAGATACTGGGCATCCTGCTCGTACTCATGCCCTGCCTTGAAATCTGCAAAGCCATGGGTATCACATCGGCCCTTGCACGCATAACGAGGCCGGTCTCCATCCTCATGGGAATTCCCCGGTCCACCACCATTCTCTGGCTGACAGCCATCCTCTTCGGCCTCAGCTACGGGGCCGCTGTCATTATGGAAGAAGTGAAGGGATCGGACATTGCTGGACCGGACCTGGAAAAACTGCAGGTTTCCATTGCCATCAATCATTCCATGGTGGAAGACCCGGCCCTTTTTCTGCCACTGGGCCTTCCGGCTTTCTGGCTCTGGGTGCCCCGCATTATTACGGCGCTGCTTTTTGTCCAGCTTCTCAGACTCTGGCAGTATTTTCATTCACACACTCCCCCTCACCCTTCTTCCACGGTATAA
- a CDS encoding cold-shock protein, translating to MEKTEGTVKWFSDKKGYGFIEKDSGGDIFVHHSSIDMQGFRTLAEGERVGFEIEQNDRGAAAKNVARI from the coding sequence TTGGAAAAGACTGAAGGTACCGTAAAATGGTTCAGCGACAAAAAAGGTTATGGTTTTATTGAAAAAGACTCCGGTGGCGATATTTTTGTGCACCATTCTTCCATCGACATGCAGGGTTTTCGAACCTTGGCCGAAGGCGAACGCGTTGGCTTTGAAATAGAGCAGAATGACCGGGGGGCTGCCGCTAAAAATGTTGCCCGGATCTGA